From a single Alphaproteobacteria bacterium genomic region:
- the purQ gene encoding phosphoribosylformylglycinamidine synthase subunit PurQ, protein MRIGIIVFPGSNRENDVYKPFDILCDIKPLFLWHQDTNIPPVDLIVVPGGFSYGDYLRAGAIAARSPIMKEVIRLANKGTPVLGICNGFQILIESGLLPGILLRNTHLKFICKIVKIKVVNNTSIFTHLYQKDQIVHFPVAHHDGNYYADHALLNDLEQNDQIAFQYIDNPNGSIRDIAGIYNKQKNVLGLMPHPENVAYQGFNNIEDGRALFQGLIH, encoded by the coding sequence ATGCGGATTGGCATCATTGTTTTTCCAGGTTCTAATCGTGAAAATGATGTCTATAAACCTTTTGATATTCTTTGCGACATCAAACCTTTATTCCTTTGGCACCAAGATACAAATATCCCTCCTGTTGATCTGATCGTCGTACCAGGTGGATTTTCTTATGGCGATTATTTAAGAGCAGGTGCAATTGCTGCACGTTCCCCCATTATGAAAGAGGTTATTCGATTAGCAAATAAAGGCACGCCTGTCCTTGGTATATGTAATGGATTTCAAATTCTTATAGAAAGTGGTTTGTTGCCGGGTATCTTATTGCGTAATACCCATTTAAAATTTATTTGTAAAATTGTTAAAATTAAGGTTGTTAATAATACATCAATATTTACGCATCTGTATCAAAAAGATCAAATTGTTCATTTTCCTGTTGCCCATCATGATGGAAATTATTATGCCGATCATGCATTACTTAATGACCTTGAACAAAATGATCAAATTGCATTTCAATATATCGATAATCCTAATGGTTCGATTCGTGATATTGCAGGTATTTATAACAAACAAAAAAACGTTTTGGGTTTAATGCCCCATCCTGAAAATGTTGCGTATCAAGGATTTAACAATATTGAAGATGGACGAGCTTTATTTCAAGGGTTAATTCATTAA